The DNA region AGCAGCACTCATCCCTGCTTCCAAAGAATTAACCCTAAAAGGATGACTATCATGCTCTCGTCTACAAACGCAACACAACTATGACAATATGGCTTTAATGTCCTTATTaagaagacattttaaatatCCATTTAACTTCAAAACAATGTAAACCAAGAGTTTCCTTAAGACACAGTGATTTCACACTTTTTCATTTAAggcaaaaaataaagacaatgtAAGAACATTCCCTTAGATATTTATGTCTTTCATATTAAATATGAAAGGGATTAAATTTAATTGAACCATTTTAATTCTCAGCTACTGAAAACAATCGCATAAATGATGAGTTGAAAAGAAATGTAagatacattaaaaaacaagaaaggGCCATCTGATGGCCTGTAACTTCTGACTTGAATTGTGCATAACTCTGAGATGTGGACACATGCAACTGTAAACCTCAGGACCCAGGGTCAAAGGAGGGACTTCAGTCTGTTCGTTTATACGGAAAAGCTGCGCGAGCACAGATGAGCAAAAATCAAAACTGAATGCAAATGAAGAAATCGAAATGCAAAAATATGGAGTAACAATTTAGGTACTATTGTTAGGCTATAGCTGTGATGTGAAGCGTTCAGCATCAAAGCTTGGGTTTGGAAACATACAGTGTATCTTTCTGTGCTTTATTTTGCTTGTACTGATCAGTCTCTGCTGTGCATCTACAGCAATGAAAATCTAACAATCCTCATTCGCCTCCCAACTCTCTGTCCTAGCTACTTTCCGTGGAGGTGCCGCGTTATCCCCCTCGCTTTGATCCTGCTCACGCTTTTTCGCTGCATTCTGAtaggaaagaggaaaaataaggCAGGATGAGAATCACAGCTGCTGATCACTGCTATTGGCTCAAAATTCAATCTGGTGTCATTACGCTTTACCTTTTTATCCCACTGTTGATGTAGATATCGCAGTaggatgtttgttttctctgtaaCGATGACTGTGAAGCAGAAGTAACGCCGATTGCATCAATAGACACAAAGAAGGAGCACATTCCCAAGACCTAAGACATTCCCAGTTGCACACTTCAAACACATAACAGTGTAGTTTAAAATCTCCATATTTCCCGTAATTAAAGCCAGACACATGGCCTCTGCTCTACTTCACATGCATTTCATTAGCTTTGACAAGTCACTCTGGAAGCATCATCAAGTTTTCTGTGCTTACTCTGCTCTGATGGATATTCCCGGGTCGGAAGATACACGGACGGTCGACggttctaaaaaaaataaataaacacaaacatgcaggatAAGCGTGTCATTAAGTCATTACAGCATTAGGCAACAAATAAGAAGACTTACTGATGTTTTGCACACTGAGTCTGCATGAAACCTGCTGAAGTTATTCTTGTTGTAGACAGGAAGCCCCTTCAGGAAATCTCCCTAAGATCGAAAAGAAAAATAGGAAAGTTtacctcttcctgctgcagcaaaaACCGAAAGGCTAGCAAGGTTCAAAACCACTTAAGGGACAACTATGTTTAACATGGCACTGAAGTCGCACTAAGAGCAATGCTACAAGATTTCGTCCGATTTGACagatttaaaatacaaaacGCCGAAGCGAGAACGCTCATATTGGACAGAGCTGTAAACATACCTTCTCCATGTCTGACCGAGTCACACTCCTGCTAATGTTTTAGCTTGTTAGCCACTAAGCCCCGTTGTTTTCGTCGCCGAGATGAGGATATGTTTACCTTTTAGACAGCTTCTTAGGACCTATATTGAACTTTAAT from Takifugu flavidus isolate HTHZ2018 chromosome 15, ASM371156v2, whole genome shotgun sequence includes:
- the LOC130538863 gene encoding DET1- and DDB1-associated protein 1-like; its protein translation is MEKGDFLKGLPVYNKNNFSRFHADSVCKTSNRRPSVYLPTREYPSEQIIVTEKTNILLRYLHQQWDKKNAAKKREQDQSEGDNAAPPRKVARTESWEANEDC